From the genome of Ostrinia nubilalis chromosome 1, ilOstNubi1.1, whole genome shotgun sequence:
attttgtgcGGGAACTTTTTTAATATTCCTAAAATCATTCAAAATTGAACACGATGATTCATCAATTATCTTGAGAAAGACAACCTTGAGAACTTTCCTTTCTTAATAAATTGGTGATTGTAATGAACAGTATTTGCGGAAACGGTATGGGGACTGAATTGTACTTAGTTTGTGAAAATCGTGCCAATTAGtttaagattataaataaaaatattcgatTTAAAATgggcattatttatttttaatttttctataTACATTCTAGCTTTGTTGTTACTTTTAGAGAAAATTACACTAGTTCATATTATTAAAGATTCCTAATTCAGTCTTAATAACATTACAATAATAAAGCTAGTACATGATTGTATATTAAACATCAGTATCACATAATTTCCTTACAGTAAAATATCACACACTATATGGTTgagtaaaatacaaattaatacaTAACATACCTCTTTTTCTACATGTCAAAGTTGGAAACATGCAGTTGCTGCAGTATATTTCTTGCTGTAACAAAAGAAAACATCGAAATTAAATTAGGCTTAATTGTGAAAGAAATAGGTACCAAAAACTTGATAACAACCATATTCCAATTGTTACACAGActtgttgcgaactttttggcgactttgggtgtcacgatctATTTGATGCTGACGTACATACTTATACCGGGCTACAAATAGTTAAACTAACTGCTGAAAACTGGCTCATTTTCATTTATTAGCTATAACTCAATTCCTAAAATTCGACTCAAATCAATAAAATCATTCAGTCCAGTCAAATTTTGAAAAGCAAACTTAGAAGTCAAACATGGGTATTTCCATGCCATCCTAACTCTTTATATTATTACCTTGAAAATATCCAGTGTCGTGCAAATCGTCTGGCGTCGGCACGAAAGGCGGCTCCGCGCTGAGCTGGTTCTCCCAGTCGACGTTCCTGAAGAGAGACATCTTCTTGACTGCGGTAGCCGCAGGCCGCTCCTTGGGATCCATGGTGAGAAGACCCTCGATCGCACCGACCGCCTCGGCTGATAGCGCTTCGTCGCCTTCTGGCCATTCAATGTCTGTAAGGCCACCATGTGTCAATTTTAACTCAATCTGATTTATTATTCGTGTAAAGATTAAGGAGCATGATGACAGCATGACAGTTTCAACAGTTACGATTTAAAGACAGTTAACGAATTAATCTCAATCTGAGTCTGTAACGTGCGTTAATAGGGCCGCCCCGCTGAATCTTTCTTGCTAAGTTCAGACTGTCTCGCATAGGTCCTGCAGACGTCTAAGCACCGTTGCGTATACGTACAATGTACATGCAGTTTCAACTTTCACATAATTTGTTGCATAATCCAATTAAAAGTTGGGtcattatttacttacttctAGACAGTATATTGGTGAAGACAGCTTGTGGAGTTTCATCGTTAAAAGGAGGGACGCCAGTCATAAATTCATAAAGACACACGCCCAGCGCCCACCAATCCACTGAAGGGCCATGCCCTTGCCTGGCAAATACAAAAACGATCgatttaaaaatatacctacgtaTGGTAAACCCTTGCCAATAAAACTATAAGAAAAGATTCAGATAGTTTTGAGCTTACCTCAGCAACAACTCAGGCGCTAAATAGTCGGGTGTTCCCAAAATTCTTTGATCAGAGACTTGATTTCCACGCCGCACGCTTTTAGGCGTTCTGTATGGAGTGTGGGCGGTCGCTACTGGTGTTTTACAAAGGTCCGTTGGTGATCTGTCATCCTAGAATATACAACAGCTTTAATTGTCTTACCAATGCCATTTAAATTTTTACAGacatataaacataataaatcCTGTACTTACTCTGCTCATACGCCGTGACGGGAATATCTCCAAACTAGTAGAAATATGTTTACTGAACAcgatatttttatctttagctccAGATGCCGGTTGATCATCCTTGGGCAAGTTAAATCGCGTTGCCTTGTGCATTTTCTTGGCGCTCGGTGACTTGTCATTGGACACTGGAGTTGAGAATATCACGCCTACATTAAAATGGTGACTATCATCTTGAGATGCCCATCTACAAAAAATAGTACCATTATTTTACTTATCTAAATATCACTGCTGCAGCTgatagacacattttttttttacatttttagttaCCTTTTTTTAAGGACACCCTTTATTGGATTCTTCCGCCTATCTGGGGTAGGATGAATAGCCATGCGTTTTGGTGTGTTCTGACTTAGCTCCAACGCCATTATCTCTTGAGTAAGCCCACTGTGATTCTCTTTGGACTCAGCAAGGCTTGTCACACCTGTAGGCGTATCTCCATCCCCGTCTAATATTCTTTTCCTCTTTTTCGCTCTGAAACTATTGACAAAAATGGTTTAATTTTGGGCTCAAGATATCTTAGTTGATAGGTTAAATGATATTAGATCATACCTAGGTATTCTCTTCAAGGAATTCCCGCGGCACACAGGAGAGGTTGACTGGTCATGTTGGGAGTCAGTGAGTACAGCAGACTCTCCTAAGGATGACCCATTGTTGCTGCTTATGTCAGTAGACTTGTTGCTCTTCGAGTTGCTACTGTTTTTAGAACTTTCGCAAGTGTGGTAGGAGCTGAGAGATTCAGATCCAGAATCTTGAGACTGAAAAGAAGTTTTTATGCAGTCTTTTTATGTGACCACCATAAATAGCAATGGAAGAACAAAATCTTGAAATTACTATGCATAGGTCATAGAGCCCCCGCGCATTAGGCGGCCAAGCCGCGCGGTCAGATCGCGGCGGTCAACTAGCGGTAGTATACGCGCGCGCAACGCGGCCTGGTCGATCTATAATATTTCGTTGACCGCAGCGACATAGCCGCCTAATGCTCGGGGGAATATACtagatacataatattttttatacatacaaCTACATCATCCAGGTTGATGCTTTCTGCGCTCATGAAGGGATGGATCCCAGAAAGTTGAGAATGCTCCATCAGCTGAGAATTTTCTAATCCACTAACACCATCAAACATACCCTGCAGTTTACCTGTGAACAATACATAGCacttacaattttaaaaatattgcacCTTGCAGAGGTAAGAGTATGTTAACAAAACTTGTAACTAGTGCAACTATCTAACCATTTCAATTAGCACAggtataattttgttttgtactACTGACTTTAAAATTAGTCATCAATATAGGATTAATACAAAGGCAAGCAATGCAGTACTTGGttagtttaaatacattaagttattaAAGCATTGATTTTCATACTAGTCTCCTTAAGTTCATCAATGAGGTTCTCACAAGCATCAGCAGACATGACAGAGGTGTGGGTGGAGTCTCCACCGCCAGAACCAAAGGACAGGTGTGATGTTAAGGACAACAGCTGGCCGGGTGTTCTCATGTTCAAACTTGGTGTTCGATTAACAAAATCTGATATTTCCAAATCtgtaaaaaacaatttattgcaATTACATTTTTCAGTGTGTTTTTGCATTCTATAAACAGTGAGGTATTTTGATACATTCTTAGATCTCTAAATATAGAGCTCTAAACATCATGTAGCAACTTAACAATATCTTTACCTCTATGTATTTCAATTCTAGACAAACCAAAGTCTGTGAGTTTTACATGACCACTTTTAGCAATCAACATATTGTCTGGTTTCAAATCTCTGTGCACTATATTATGTTTGTGCAAATAATCCAATGCTAGAGTTACTTCTGCTACATAGAACACCGCCATTGACTCTTCCAGAAACCCATAAACATTTAGAAGAGACTTTAAATCTCCACCAACCATGTATTCCATTACCTgaaaattagtaaaataaaaaataaaaattattttactaaaaagtGTTTGCACTATGGTAATGAAGACATAAAATTAAACAATTGactataaaaaattaattagGCCCTTTGAAAATTTccaaaaacaaacttttctgtTCACTGCCTAGAATATGGCTACAAAACTGTACCAACTTATGATACTGATGTGGCATGGCATATTAGGGGCCAGTCCCCTCCTGAAAAATAACCCTAGATATGCCAACGTGTACATCTTCTGTACTTTAAACATTAGGTAGAAGAAACTTTGAGGAGGTCCACCTGGTGGTCAATGGGCACATTACACATATTGTTGTAAATCGATGCAACACTATAGGTAGTGCTGAGGTAGGCCTCAAATACTGCTGTGAAACATAAGCTAATATTCTTACAGACTTACCAGATAAACTGAAGATAAGGACTGCAATGAATAGAACAAATGCACGCAAAACGGACTCCTTGATAATGCCAGTGCATTCCTCTCAGTTACAACTTGTGCAACCATGTTTTTGTTTATCAtatcagattttttcataacttTTATGGCATACATCAGTTCTTTGTTATTCTTTTTGTGCGCTAGAAATACTTTTCCAAATGCACCACGACTGATGGGCTTGACTAtagtaaaatcattaatatctggagcctaaaaataaaggaaatatAAGTAAGCACAATAAATAAAGGACTTCTAcccaatgttacaaaaaaatacctaccttgGTTATCACGGTTTCATTGATAgcatttattttttccaaaattgtgTGACATTCTGTGGTGTCTGATAATTTTGAATCATTTGAGGTCATTTTTGTACAATGCTATCTTTCTTCttctgataaaattaaattcaaaccaACGTAAAATAACCTTTGAGCTGTTGCCGTTGTATGATGATCCTGTCACGCCTGTCAGTCCTGTCACTGTCATTTTTGTCAAATCTGTCACTATCATTCTAATATTTAGTAGTCCGAAATCATGTCATACcggaataaattaaaattaaaaaaaaaagttaaaaataattaacacaacctacaaataacattcaaaattCCATTTTGAATGTAAATGTTGCACTGCACGCGTTGTTGGTAAGAACCACACCAACAACGCATGCagtgccccgattgcgctaatttttaacgtctccaaatTCATTGGCGCTTCTTCACCAGTTGCGCTCCGTTTTTCATTCCATCTGAGGTGCAAATTCGGTACCGCGGTAAACTTCATGCGCAAAccgcaaacaaaaacaaaacactccaTTACAAGTCCGGAaaccttattttttcactaacACACAACAAAAATGTTCGTGAAGgcgtttgagaaaaagtagctttcttTTAGCTTTTACACAAAGAAGCGTTTGTTTTTcgacaccgcgatacgaatttgtgattttcgttcgtcgtcTTTAGTCGCgttttagttgaaaatatttagcgcaatcggggacAAGATCGCAATCGTAAACTAtaatgggtcgcgcgacctgtcattagcctttgatcgcgccggctaTCATTGCCTGCGATGGTGCCGATCTGTGGGTCTAGAGAAAGTGCACATTAAAATCGCAAACGAGTCGAAAAGTtgtcgaaaagccttttttgtaagtatggagttttgacagattcgattcgatcaaaaagtaggtacattttgtctaggggggctgcacGCATTGGTGTGATTCTCGGCTTGAGAAATCTGCCGGCGCGCCATCGAAAACTTGTCAAATTAAATGTAGAAAACGCTTCTATAGTTTGTCATAGGACCTACTTTTTTCAACTGTGTGACATGTTCTATGGTAAAGAAAAAGTTAACCAACAAGACCATATTAAAAACGTTTATCTCCACTTAAAATTTCACTCATTGCAAAATAGTCACTTCTCGATTCTGCAGGTCGAAACGCATTGGCTGAAAGCTTGCACTAGAGATGAGCACATCAAAGGCTGATGTGgattttcttcataacattgtAAAATCTGTAAAGTAGGTCGTTTTGTACCACAggacagagccccgattacggtaacttttaacgtcaacaatccagacacgcttctcgattctgcgatacgattggtcgttcaacagcgtacgtcagctgttttgaccaatcgtatcgcagaatcgagaagcgtgtctggattgttgacgttaaaagttaccgtaatcggggctctgggcaCACACGATTAAAGCcggtacggctagcacgaaaaactttcgagttcgaatcgtttgcgtattcgaatcgcatttaaaatatttatacgagaactacaacagcgcccttttAAACGTGTCGTAAAATGAACTtcgtatgagaaatggttgcacgaaacttattttgagaatcaaaattgtcatgttatcgtttaattcgaaggttgagtatcgaaatttgtcgaatacgcaaacgattcgaagatgaaagtCGTTCATGCTAGAGGTTCGGGTCTTCAGCGCGTGTTTTGTCCTacaacattcaacattttttgtaaGCAATTTCATTGAATGTTgagatgtttttgttgattatgTAAGGCTTTTGCCCGCGCTGGAGATCCAGCTTATTAGGCATAACTACTTGCCTCATAACTACGCTTCCCATATGTCTTTACCTTAGCACGCCAGTCCAAACAAGGTTTAATTTTTTGTAGCTTATCGTTTGTTACTTTAGGAGGTTCAAatgttttattagtattttcTACAGTTTTTTCATACTCGGCTTCtataattttgtttatagaTTGATGCTCCTTTTTAAGAAATTCTATTCTATGAGCCCAATAGTCGCCATCGCCCTCTTCCGTTGGTTCTATTGACTTAATGTCTTTAAAAATTAGGCCATCATCAGGATCCTGTTGGAGTTTTAAGAATTTACACACAGAACAATTTGAAGGATTTTTAATATAAACTTGTAAGAACTACCTTATCTATTTTACTAAAAAACATTTAAGTTAGTAAAcctttaagtaaataattgctTACTGCTGCTAGGTCATCCAATGCAACTACGTTTTCATCTTGGATAGAATTTTGTATATTCAATGCAGGAGCTAAAGCAAATGTATTATCAAAACTAACTCGACGCGTATCTTTACTTGATATTATTCCCATCTTGAAAGTATTATTTGAGTCAAAGAAtagaaaaacaaataatttacaacattaataaattttaaagtaaatggCAGACATTAGACAGCGGATGGGTAGACAAGTGATGTACGAATGACATAAGAATCTTCTAAAGaggattttataattttaacttcTGCCGTCTAGTTCTCCTACTTTGCTGAACTTTTGTATTTAATGTTGCTAATGATGCGTCACCATTTTAAATTATGGAAATTACATCGTAAGTAATGCTCTAAAAATATTGTGCAAGTGCATACAGAATTTTGAGctttttttctctaaaattgaTTTAGTGTAAATTCGGACCGAAGTCTATGGTAGTCTAATAACTTTTCTCTGTAGTCTATTAGTTCTGTCATGATGACAGGTGTTGTCAATCTgacagtcagtgttgccagaaggttacttttgaactgcattggttacttttaggttacactaatgaaaaggttacttttaggtgatttttcagaaattgtagaattaacttttacaggttattcagtaaaaaatattaatagtgacaagttaagtttatacgaccggtcacttttcggtcttcattgaatggtcaaaatttcgaatttaggtaaatgattgatgatcaattgtattcattttccatccatgaacaaccttaaaCAATCGCtcacacccccccccccccccccccccgtagaaggttactttttattcaaaaaggttacattttttttatatttctggtaatttctgacaagacccgactggcaacactggccacggcatatgctgagtggggtcccattgcgatgggcatcgctgtgcgacagggtggcactgcttagtttattcattcattcattgtatgttttatgtcacctctgtcttatcttatttgctttttttttttattttacctcttttgtcttttgtgatgtccatggcaataaatgtttctttctttctttcaaatccaggaaacgtttttatacgaccggtcacttttcggtcttcatggaatgctccgcacccccccccccccgtatgaaggttactttttcttcaaaaaggttacatttttttatatttctggtaatttctgacaagacccgactggcaacactgctgACAGTACGCCTTTCTGTTTGTTCTGTGTTGTTCATTTTATGTCGcaagaaaatacaaaataaattacttatccACAATAATTTTGTAGATAATGTCCTTGTACGAcgatcttgatacaataaaagCCCGCACGACAGAAAAGGTAGCAGGATGGTCTTCAGGTATAAAATTACTGCAATCACAACTGCAACTAAAAAAAGCTGCAGTAACTCAACCTAAAAGAGAAGCTTTACGTCGTTCAACACAGGTAAAAGGAGCTAAAGTTTGATATTGATTTACTTTATTATGCAGTTAATGTGCaatttcatgaaaataattcggttatgatttttattaacctaacctgtaatttaatattttacattgAAAGGTTTTAACACCTGTTATCGACCTGAAAAGTAAACAAAAAGATGAGGATGAGTCAAATTCAAACAGTCCCAATTCACAACCTAAAACTCTGACAGCTTCACTAAATGTTCGAGATTTTGATTGGAATGTAGCAAATGAGTATGATCCTATGTGGCCTaatgattacgaaaaagttGCCAAAGGTTGGTATAAGTTTTATCATTCTATTATTCCAAAATATTGACTTGTGATAAtcgacattattttataaatgtttttattttttatttcttacactTTTTCCAGAAATGCAAGCTAAAAGATTACAATTAGATGGTGGAGACAGAACTGAAAGGACAGAAAGAAAACGAAAAAGTAGatttggtgatgatgatgatgttatccCTGAAAAAACACTTATACCAATGGTAAATAAGGCAAATTTTTCACTTGTTTCATTGAGATAATTCATTCAGGATacttgattttataaaattactgtTACAGTTAATAAAAGCAATGCAAACTATTTTTCTGTTGAAAAGTAACTTGTAACTAATAAGATATCACAGTGCTTAGCTTTCACCTTAATTCCATCTATTGTATggataacttttaaaattttgattgtaaaatgtttattatttcaaCCACAGCAACctgaagaagaagaagctgAAGAAATATCTAAACGTGCTGCTGGTGCTGCGATTGCCCCACCACCGTCATTGACTGTTGAGACCCCATCACCACCCCCTGCCGTACCCACCCCTAACCCCCCTGCAGCTGGATTTTCTATAGGTGGCTATGGTGCTAGCTCAGTAGCTGCCAAAATTATGGCAAAATATGGATTCAAGGTATTTCAGAATTATGTTTGCTAACCTTATTTTttcattgaatttttttttcacttatctATCTTTCCTTGTTGATTTCTGGGTTTTTTAAAGCCAATTACTTTTGCTTAACTATATCCTTCTCATTTAAATGTCAACtgataaacttatttttttaaaataggaagGTCAAGGTTTGGGTAAAAAAGAACAAGGCATGTCAGTGGCTTTACAAGTAGAGAAGACCTCTAAGCGTGGTGGAAGAATTATACATGAAAAGGATGGAGGAGCCATGCCACCACCAGCATTTGCTATGCCTGCTGCTCCTGGACCAGGTTATTATTTTCACCATTAATCATGATTTTTGATATTACTAAATTTGAAAAAACTGGATAGAGACTAAACTAATGCCAATGGTAGTTAATAATGAAAAAATCTCTTATaatgtatttattgaaatcctttttttgttaatatttttttttaattttatgattatttaatattatgccaaatttttttttcagattctCCAAATGCTTCTTCTAATTCCCCACAAACAAAACAAGAGCCATCAATTACTGAAATAATGAAGTCACCGAGCAAAGTAGTTTTATTAAgagtaagtaaattattttctttgggAATATTCAGATATTGACTTTcataataaagtttaaaaatgcatttttgttTGCAGAATATGGTGGGCCCCGGAGATGTGGACGAGGAACTTGAACCAGAAGTAAAAGATGAATGTAACACGAAATATGGAGatgttataaaagttttaatatttgaaatgccAAATGCGCCTTCTGATGAAGCTGTGAGAATATTTGTGGAATTTAAACGAATTGAAAGTGCTATTAAAGCAGTTGTCGACCTCAATGGCCGATTTTTCGGCGGTCGTCAAGTGAAGGCGGGATTCTATGATGTAGAAAAATTTGCTTCATTACAATTAactgaataaataatattgaatacGATAAAATAAGGTGTTTCAATTTTTCATGTTAGTTGGAGAGACTTACatggataataataataataaataataaataaatctttggacaatttcacacagcgccagctagccccaaagtaagcaatttaaTGCTTGTGTCATGGGTGCTAGCTTAGCGGttatactacttatatatattttttttttaaatacatacataatatacatagtaacacccagacccgacacagaaattaaaattcatcatttcaatttctgcccggccgggaatcgaacccgggacctctcggcatagtagtccgttctgaaccactacaccaaacggccgactaaaaggataaaagttaaaaagtattattaaatattatgagTAATGacactattattttaattattatttatttatagcatCTAAATCAAGGTTTGTCTGGGAATTCCAgggaataaaatacatttttagttGATTTGATACTTTATACGTATTCTTATAAAATCTTTGGGTTGTGGCCAAGCTTGCCCTGTTGTTTAATCTGTGGTCAAAATGACAGATAGTTCCAATGCTGCCAACATGAAGAAGTCTGACAAGGGATGTACGCAGAACTTTATCGAGTTTATATCGATACTTTTTGTTgataatttgaaattatttgtaTTGGTATAGGAAAAATTACCTGAgaattaataaatcaaaatgttGCATGTTCGTTGGTACCTACTCATCTATTTCATGTTCTGAGTATCCGCAATAATGACGATCTAAGCGTATTCTGTCAGATCGTTAGTTCACCGAGTTGGAGGCCTGTGGTGGAGACGCTATGCTTTAAGATCCAATCGTTGTTAATACAAAACTCCTTTTGTccgatctgggggcacggcagtgcccccaccaagtcgagcaaaaaagcggcacggccgtaccatccttttctcgaagcaattcaggccattttcgaccgcctgtaacttcgttgtggataaaactagaaggctgaattttcattagctatgcaggaattgtaaagacacggtatatttaaaatttcattcaatttgaaccagtagtttaggaattataacgggtcaaagttacttaattttgtcactcactgactcactgactgactcaccgatcatcaaaattctaaggcacttctagcagacctagaagcttcaaatttggaatataagtagtgtttggtgtatgaatcaaggaaaaactaaaatatttgggggcacggtagtgcaaccgccaagtcgagtaaaatttttcaatttcggtccagttttctagatacataactgctgtctacaaaatacaaaaagaaatgagatttgggggcacggtagtgcaaccgccaagtcgagcaaaatttttcaatttcggtccagttttctagatacataactgctgtctacaaaatacaaaaagaaatgagatcccatcaaaaacaatacttgtcaaaaaaaccaagtctcgcaactcagttgttctacggtaaaaagttgtgagatccatgtaataccaagtccaggccaggaaatctttaacgttttacataaatatattgacttggccatcgcatgaaaacacgtgtaaattaaattatttagtgcgatggccaagtcaataatttatgtaaaacgttaaagatttcctggcctggacttggtattacatggatctcacaactttttaccgtagaacaactgagttgcgagacttggtttttttgacaagtattgtttttgatgggatttaacTTTCCCAAAAGAGTTATTGTAAAAAATCTGGTCGACTTATGACACTACTGTCGATATCAATTACATTAAGAAATAACCACATCACTACTGTCAAGCTGTTTTGTCAAATGTCGTGTTCAATCATCAATTTTACAAAAAGTCTGTCTTTTATCCCCCGTCCCTTTAACATCAAATGCGTACTTAACACCAATAACTCCCCTATTTTAAATTCCCTTGTTAAATTCATCaatgttaacaaaattaatttgtaggtacttttaacttgTCTTGGCCTTGCGAAATTCAATCCAAATCTCTTAGCCTCTCCCAACAGTCCCAACCCTTTCCCTTATCCCAATCCACGCTGTACAAaatttttgtgttttgtttgttttgtgatgtcTTTTTGTGATTGTGTGTgatgtcttttttgttttaggtacGATAAGTCCGCTTAGTTTTGCAGTATTGaattattatctatttatttttttattcataacattgtgtaaaagctgcgcacgtgacattggcggaacAGTGTGCCCCCAGTGGCGAAAAAACACAAGTCCATCGCCATCAAcaaatgaagaagaagaagtctgTCTTTTAGATTTACTTACAGTGATTTTGAGGCATTGGAAGTGATTTGCATTACTAATTGATTATCAAGTTACGGTCACTAACCTAATTAAAAACAATGATTAAGTATAATTACTATGTGTAGTCATTGAATGTAAGAACCAACTagtgttttaaaattttcttttaatattattaaacaatGGCTTTTTATTCTTGCAATCGTTACAGACTCttagttttagttttgttaGGATTGATAATGTGGCAAGTGTTTCAGTTGTTGCCAAAAAAACAAGTACAAGTGACTGAGGTGAGTTCACAAAATCCTTCATAAATTCCATTCCATAGGCTATCCATTCTCATATCTGACATAATGATAATCCCAAATAATTCTTCTATAATATAGTTTGACGTATCTTATCTATCCATAGCAATAGGAGGGAAATCAATGGTTAGGATAGGAAAGCTTACTGTTTTACTTGTAGCCATTGTGAACATTTTTTGAATGAATGCCAGTGTTgtgggatttatttattttattgtatattAAACCGATTTTCCTAAATTATAAGTTGTTTAATCCATAACCTGCAGATTTGagtttaaaatcttttaaatttcTATACTAAGATTTtgttccttttctttttttatacatcatGTAGTGAGGAGCAGGTTTAAGGGTCTTTCAtcaataatacaataataaatagtcattagttttttttgttacactttccaatattaaatcataattgttcACGAATTTGAACTCAGGTTTGAAATAAtttcatacttattattaacccattatagactgagttttcttaaagtgtcagatttttgtttttttgaaatatgttcataattatggtctacataatgctatacaagcattaaaaaaatgatccgacctgtaatctagaaaaaaaatgctggtaccatatggtaccgctagcctcttaccgtgtcagtcagttaaaac
Proteins encoded in this window:
- the LOC135071364 gene encoding splicing factor 45, with protein sequence MSLYDDLDTIKARTTEKVAGWSSGIKLLQSQLQLKKAAVTQPKREALRRSTQVLTPVIDLKSKQKDEDESNSNSPNSQPKTLTASLNVRDFDWNVANEYDPMWPNDYEKVAKEMQAKRLQLDGGDRTERTERKRKSRFGDDDDVIPEKTLIPMQPEEEEAEEISKRAAGAAIAPPPSLTVETPSPPPAVPTPNPPAAGFSIGGYGASSVAAKIMAKYGFKEGQGLGKKEQGMSVALQVEKTSKRGGRIIHEKDGGAMPPPAFAMPAAPGPDSPNASSNSPQTKQEPSITEIMKSPSKVVLLRNMVGPGDVDEELEPEVKDECNTKYGDVIKVLIFEMPNAPSDEAVRIFVEFKRIESAIKAVVDLNGRFFGGRQVKAGFYDVEKFASLQLTE